Genomic segment of Planctomycetota bacterium:
CTCCAGCATCACGTTCACCGCCGGCTCGAACCGCAGCGACACCACCGTGATCAGCGTCCGCACCACGTGCTCCATCTCCACCGCGTCGTCGTTGTGCAGCAGCACGCGAAACGGCGGCAACCGTCCGGGCCGCGGGCCCGCGGAGGCCGGCGCGACCCCGCCGCTCGGCGCAGCCGCGGGTGCCGCCGGAGCAGGCGGAACCACCGGATTCTCCGCCGCGGGCGGCACCGGTTGAGTGCTCGTGGTCGTTGGCCCTTCAGCAAGCCTCATGCGCAATCTCCCAGGTCCCCCATCGTAGGACGCGCCGCCGTTTTCGCCCAAACACGACGCGCCGCGAACGCCCCGCGGCCGCCGCGCTCAGTCGCACGCCTCGCCCTCCAGCGCCGCCTCCACCGCGGCCAGCGCCGCGTCTTCCTCAAAGCCGCGCCGCGCCAGCACGCCCAGCACGCGCCGCCGCCGAGCCTCGATCGACAGCCCCTTGGGCTGCTTCGCCGCCGCTTCCTGCGCCGCCCGGTGAGCCAGCTCGGGCTCGATCCCGTGCTTCTCGAGCGCCCCGCGCAGCCACGCCGCGCTCACCTTCCGTCGCGCCAGGGTCGCCCGGCAGAACGCCTCCGCCGCCCGCGCGTCATCCAGCACGCCGCCGGCCACCAGCCCCGCGATGATCCCCGCCGCGCACGCCTCGTCAGCGCCCCA
This window contains:
- a CDS encoding RecX family transcriptional regulator; this encodes MRLKKRLLTALGKREMSVRTARARLAAWGADEACAAGIIAGLVAGGVLDDARAAEAFCRATLARRKVSAAWLRGALEKHGIEPELAHRAAQEAAAKQPKGLSIEARRRRVLGVLARRGFEEDAALAAVEAALEGEACD